The genomic stretch GTCCCAGATGACCCGCGTCCATGTGCAAATAGCGGTAAACGCGATCGCCATACTTCGCCACAGACGTTTTCAAATCAGCCGTGTGAAACACCACCGCCCCTGCATCCCGTCCCAGTTCCTGTCCCAGGCACAGGTAATGCAACTCTCGTCGGAAGTTTTTAAAGCGAATTTGTCGTAATTCTTGGGCTAGTGGTGCGTAATAATAGCAGCCATCCTCTAACCCATCGACCCCTGAGACAGCAATAAACGTCTCGATTAAACTCAGATCGAAATAATCTGGAGAACCATCTAAACCTTGCTCAACGTAGTGCTGGGGTTGATAGGTGAAATCCAGTAAAGCGTTCAGTTCCTCCAAAGTGAGATTAGCGCCTGTGTAAGCGCGAGTGGAACGACGTCTGAGAATATTGTGTAAGAGTGCTTCCAGCTTTTCTCCCCAATCGATCGGCCTTGTCGCCGTAGAAACTTTCAGACAAAAGGGAAAGTTATACTTATCTTGCAAAGATTTCCCTGTCGCGTCCGTCATCTTTGGTGCGTTGGACAAATCAATCCTGGTAGCGCGATGGAAATATCCCAGCAATTCCCCATCCGGTACTTGAGGATAATCGGTTTGAGTCCCGGAAGGCAACGCTGTCTGAGCTAGCGGCAAGTTTTGTTTGATATCTAGTAAGTCTGCCAGAGGAATTACAGTTATGGTACTTTCTTCCTCCGAGTTGAGGTAAAGCAAGTTGTTGACCGCCTCATCGGCAAAACCGCCAATCGAATGGGGGCGGTAGTCATTCATCGCGCAGGCTAGCTCGATATTGCCGAGTAAATGACCGGTATCTAAGTAAATCCGTCGATAGGCGCGATCGTGATAGCGCCAGGACGATCGATAAAAAATCGCTGTCGTGACGATCGCTAACTGAGTGCTGTCTAAAACCGGATGCCAGAAACAAGCATCTTGCAAAGCCCTCCAAACATCATTTTCCCAAAAATGAATCAGCGAATGAGTTTTGGGCTGATAGTTATACAATCCTGGCGGCAGTAGCGGCGTCCCGCGAGAAATTAAATACACTTCAGCTGGATACAGCCCACCGGCGGAAGGCGTTGCCCTCAGATACATCGGCTCTGCATTTATCATCGGCATCGGCATTTTCGCCGTCAAGCCGTAGCTGCAAAACAGCAACTGCGACAGACGCCGCCACCACTTTACCTCCGCGCTGACAGCTGCTTCGGGTTCTTGTTTCAGATAGGGTCTCAGGTCAAAGGAAGTGCCAATTTTGTATTCCTTGAATGGCACAGGTTGCTTCGACCAGTCTAAACCCTGACTTTTGGTAGCAATCGTTTCGGGGTCATATTTGGTGCGCTCGTGGTAATGCTGAGCGATCGATCCTCGCACTTCTGCCATACAAGTTATCAAATGCTTCTATTTCCTTTCGATCTTGGCATTTACCGCACCAAAAGTGTTATCGCTAGCTACCCGCTCAAGTGCATCTCTTTTACAAATCTTAAAAAAAAATTAGAAAAAATGTGTCCCCCGTTACCAACAGTTTACATTTAACAGTAGTCTTTTGAGTATAAATACTCAGAATATAAGATATAAACTTTGTTTATCATTCATGGGAGTAGAAGCTTCTAATATCAACAGCAAGATGGAGCAGTTAAGCGCGGAGGAATTATTGGCTCAATACACAGGTGGAAAAAGAGACTTTGAGCCGATCGACTTGAGCGAAGTTTACTTGTTTCAAGCCGATTTACGGAAAATTAATCTCAATAGCAGCAAGCTTCGGGGAACCTATCTGCCCTATGCCA from Aerosakkonema funiforme FACHB-1375 encodes the following:
- a CDS encoding SagB/ThcOx family dehydrogenase translates to MAEVRGSIAQHYHERTKYDPETIATKSQGLDWSKQPVPFKEYKIGTSFDLRPYLKQEPEAAVSAEVKWWRRLSQLLFCSYGLTAKMPMPMINAEPMYLRATPSAGGLYPAEVYLISRGTPLLPPGLYNYQPKTHSLIHFWENDVWRALQDACFWHPVLDSTQLAIVTTAIFYRSSWRYHDRAYRRIYLDTGHLLGNIELACAMNDYRPHSIGGFADEAVNNLLYLNSEEESTITVIPLADLLDIKQNLPLAQTALPSGTQTDYPQVPDGELLGYFHRATRIDLSNAPKMTDATGKSLQDKYNFPFCLKVSTATRPIDWGEKLEALLHNILRRRSTRAYTGANLTLEELNALLDFTYQPQHYVEQGLDGSPDYFDLSLIETFIAVSGVDGLEDGCYYYAPLAQELRQIRFKNFRRELHYLCLGQELGRDAGAVVFHTADLKTSVAKYGDRVYRYLHMDAGHLGQRLNLAAMRFNLGVSGIGGFFDNQVNEVLGIPADEAVLYITTLGRPRS